From a region of the Castanea sativa cultivar Marrone di Chiusa Pesio chromosome 10, ASM4071231v1 genome:
- the LOC142611874 gene encoding uncharacterized protein LOC142611874 isoform X4, whose product MWRQNVFLQNPDSDHSISDEEDYDSKLPQISASLTGALEKKEELQVLSRLEILRGTSEWNFGKKSSKNDTHVSLEDDDVEMPEFRNKARKAFKCHSDEEIISDDEVNNVVSKFSDSSNAKKLHEDSLCRFGSGMQDGARTWSAVSKEAEALFHLNENASTHSAYSKASKSYKGVGCRVKQKFSFRFQSCKEEPSWPSLSKDENDVSFEVHEAPERLDTFEPRSEERSIAEVLDNCQRKNQFQSENLHAEVGALGHGCTEPSMAELLDGLQDRASLQKGVSKKCSRTKAKRVQIVAKKIISPLGDRTVDREDSSESMGSGSSSEDKATDQKLKVTIPEMKGQTMADRFQETLGATFLNDEGALVAVPKSSGIGLFGKLQQLMQNEKERDADFLKKLQTGSNKINEVSSIVVKILARYLDAKLIVCQCSFGENIESPTPSGSPQIMINGGRKTTIIFNPRVCSDVDLEVGNSICIHPPWKEVKAGNDESIVLSMYFSQIVS is encoded by the exons ATGTGGCGGCAAAACGTTTTTCTG CAAAATCCCGACTCCGACCACAGCATTTCCG ATGAGGAAGATTACGATTCTAAATTGCCCCAAATTTCTGCCTCATTAACCGGTGCTTTGGAGAAAAAG GAGGAACTGCAAGTTTTGTCGCGGCTCGAGATACTTAgag GTACTTCTGAATGGAATTTTGGAAAGAAAAGTAGCAAG aatGACACACATGTCTCTCTTGAAGATGATGATGTTGAAATGCCTGAATTTCGTAACAAGGCAAGGAAGGCATTCAAGTGCCACTCGGATGAGGAAATCATCTCCGATGATGAG GTAAACAACGTGGTGTCGAAATTTTCTGATTCCTCCAATGCTAAAAAGCTCCATGAAGACAGCCTTTGTAGATTTGGAAGTGGGATGCAAGATGGTGCACGGACATGGTCTGCTGTAAGTAAAGAAGCTGAGGCACTGTTCCATTTGAATGAGAATGCATCAACCCATTCTGCCTACTCCAAAGCAAGCAAATCTTATAAAG GAGTTGGATGCAGGGTTAAGCAAAAATTTTCATTCCGTTTCCAGTCATGTAAGGAAGAACCCTCCTGGCCTTCTTTATCTAAGGATGAAAATGATGTGTCATTTGAGGTTCATGAAGCACCTGAAAGATTGGACACGTTTGAACCTAGATCCGAAGAACGTTCAATTGCTGAGGTTCTTGACAATTGTCAGAGAAAGAATCAATTCCAGTCAGAGAATTTACATGCTGAAGTAGGAGCTCTTGGGCATGGATGCACTGAGCCATCGATGGCTGAGCTTCTAGATGGCCTTCAGGACAGAGCTAGTTTGCAGAAAGGAGTTTCTAAAAAG TGTAGTAGAACAAAAGCTAAAAGGGTGCAGATTGTTGCAAAGAAAATTATCTCTCCACTGGGAGATAGAACTGTTGACAGAGAGGATTCCTCTGAATCCATGGGTAGTGGATCATCTAGTGAGGACAAG GCCACAGATCAAAAGCTAAAGGTTACAATCCCAGAAATGAAGGGGCAAACTATGGCAGATCGGTTTCAAGAAACTTTAGGTGCCACCTTTTTAAATGATGAAGGGGCCCTTGTTGCAGTGCCTAAATCATCAGG AATTGGATTATTTGGGAAGTTGCAACAGCTCATgcagaatgaaaaagaaagagatgcGGATTTCTTGAAGAAGTTGCAGACTGGATCTAacaaaatta ATGAAGTAAGCAGCATCGTTGTAAAAATCCTGGCAAGATACTTGGATGCAAAGCTGATAGTTTGTCAATGCTCTTTTGGCGAGAACATAGAG AGCCCCACACCATCAGGAAGCCCTCAAATAATGATAAATGGAGGAAGGAaaacaacaattatttttaatccAAGAGTTTGCAGTGATGTTGACCTTGAAGTTGGGAACTCGATCTGTATTCACCCACCATG GAAGGAGGTAAAAGCAGGCAATGATGAGAGCATTGTTCTCTCTATGTATTTCTCCCAAATTGTAAGTTGA
- the LOC142611874 gene encoding uncharacterized protein LOC142611874 isoform X2 — protein MWRQNVFLQNPDSDHSISDEEDYDSKLPQISASLTGALEKKEELQVLSRLEILRGTSEWNFGKKSSKNDTHVSLEDDDVEMPEFRNKARKAFKCHSDEEIISDDEVNNVVSKFSDSSNAKKLHEDSLCRFGSGMQDGARTWSAVSKEAEALFHLNENASTHSAYSKASKSYKGVGCRVKQKFSFRFQSCKEEPSWPSLSKDENDVSFEVHEAPERLDTFEPRSEERSIAEVLDNCQRKNQFQSENLHAEVGALGHGCTEPSMAELLDGLQDRASLQKGVSKKCSRTKAKRVQIVAKKIISPLGDRTVDREDSSESMGSGSSSEDKATDQKLKVTIPEMKGQTMADRFQETLGATFLNDEGALVAVPKSSGIGLFGKLQQLMQNEKERDADFLKKLQTGSNKISKNCDYEVSSIVVKILARYLDAKLIVCQCSFGENIESPTPSGSPQIMINGGRKTTIIFNPRVCSDVDLEVGNSICIHPPWKEVKAGNDESIVLSMYFSQIVS, from the exons ATGTGGCGGCAAAACGTTTTTCTG CAAAATCCCGACTCCGACCACAGCATTTCCG ATGAGGAAGATTACGATTCTAAATTGCCCCAAATTTCTGCCTCATTAACCGGTGCTTTGGAGAAAAAG GAGGAACTGCAAGTTTTGTCGCGGCTCGAGATACTTAgag GTACTTCTGAATGGAATTTTGGAAAGAAAAGTAGCAAG aatGACACACATGTCTCTCTTGAAGATGATGATGTTGAAATGCCTGAATTTCGTAACAAGGCAAGGAAGGCATTCAAGTGCCACTCGGATGAGGAAATCATCTCCGATGATGAG GTAAACAACGTGGTGTCGAAATTTTCTGATTCCTCCAATGCTAAAAAGCTCCATGAAGACAGCCTTTGTAGATTTGGAAGTGGGATGCAAGATGGTGCACGGACATGGTCTGCTGTAAGTAAAGAAGCTGAGGCACTGTTCCATTTGAATGAGAATGCATCAACCCATTCTGCCTACTCCAAAGCAAGCAAATCTTATAAAG GAGTTGGATGCAGGGTTAAGCAAAAATTTTCATTCCGTTTCCAGTCATGTAAGGAAGAACCCTCCTGGCCTTCTTTATCTAAGGATGAAAATGATGTGTCATTTGAGGTTCATGAAGCACCTGAAAGATTGGACACGTTTGAACCTAGATCCGAAGAACGTTCAATTGCTGAGGTTCTTGACAATTGTCAGAGAAAGAATCAATTCCAGTCAGAGAATTTACATGCTGAAGTAGGAGCTCTTGGGCATGGATGCACTGAGCCATCGATGGCTGAGCTTCTAGATGGCCTTCAGGACAGAGCTAGTTTGCAGAAAGGAGTTTCTAAAAAG TGTAGTAGAACAAAAGCTAAAAGGGTGCAGATTGTTGCAAAGAAAATTATCTCTCCACTGGGAGATAGAACTGTTGACAGAGAGGATTCCTCTGAATCCATGGGTAGTGGATCATCTAGTGAGGACAAG GCCACAGATCAAAAGCTAAAGGTTACAATCCCAGAAATGAAGGGGCAAACTATGGCAGATCGGTTTCAAGAAACTTTAGGTGCCACCTTTTTAAATGATGAAGGGGCCCTTGTTGCAGTGCCTAAATCATCAGG AATTGGATTATTTGGGAAGTTGCAACAGCTCATgcagaatgaaaaagaaagagatgcGGATTTCTTGAAGAAGTTGCAGACTGGATCTAacaaaattagtaaaaattgtgact ATGAAGTAAGCAGCATCGTTGTAAAAATCCTGGCAAGATACTTGGATGCAAAGCTGATAGTTTGTCAATGCTCTTTTGGCGAGAACATAGAG AGCCCCACACCATCAGGAAGCCCTCAAATAATGATAAATGGAGGAAGGAaaacaacaattatttttaatccAAGAGTTTGCAGTGATGTTGACCTTGAAGTTGGGAACTCGATCTGTATTCACCCACCATG GAAGGAGGTAAAAGCAGGCAATGATGAGAGCATTGTTCTCTCTATGTATTTCTCCCAAATTGTAAGTTGA
- the LOC142611874 gene encoding uncharacterized protein LOC142611874 isoform X3, with product MWRQNVFLQNPDSDHSISDEEDYDSKLPQISASLTGALEKKEELQVLSRLEILRGTSEWNFGKKSSKNDTHVSLEDDDVEMPEFRNKARKAFKCHSDEEIISDDEVNNVVSKFSDSSNAKKLHEDSLCRFGSGMQDGARTWSAVSKEAEALFHLNENASTHSAYSKASKSYKGVGCRVKQKFSFRFQSCKEEPSWPSLSKDENDVSFEVHEAPERLDTFEPRSEERSIAEVLDNCQRKNQFQSENLHAEVGALGHGCTEPSMAELLDGLQDRASLQKGVSKKCSRTKAKRVQIVAKKIISPLGDRTVDREDSSESMGSGSSSEDKQATDQKLKVTIPEMKGQTMADRFQETLGATFLNDEGALVAVPKSSGIGLFGKLQQLMQNEKERDADFLKKLQTGSNKINEVSSIVVKILARYLDAKLIVCQCSFGENIESPTPSGSPQIMINGGRKTTIIFNPRVCSDVDLEVGNSICIHPPWKEVKAGNDESIVLSMYFSQIVS from the exons ATGTGGCGGCAAAACGTTTTTCTG CAAAATCCCGACTCCGACCACAGCATTTCCG ATGAGGAAGATTACGATTCTAAATTGCCCCAAATTTCTGCCTCATTAACCGGTGCTTTGGAGAAAAAG GAGGAACTGCAAGTTTTGTCGCGGCTCGAGATACTTAgag GTACTTCTGAATGGAATTTTGGAAAGAAAAGTAGCAAG aatGACACACATGTCTCTCTTGAAGATGATGATGTTGAAATGCCTGAATTTCGTAACAAGGCAAGGAAGGCATTCAAGTGCCACTCGGATGAGGAAATCATCTCCGATGATGAG GTAAACAACGTGGTGTCGAAATTTTCTGATTCCTCCAATGCTAAAAAGCTCCATGAAGACAGCCTTTGTAGATTTGGAAGTGGGATGCAAGATGGTGCACGGACATGGTCTGCTGTAAGTAAAGAAGCTGAGGCACTGTTCCATTTGAATGAGAATGCATCAACCCATTCTGCCTACTCCAAAGCAAGCAAATCTTATAAAG GAGTTGGATGCAGGGTTAAGCAAAAATTTTCATTCCGTTTCCAGTCATGTAAGGAAGAACCCTCCTGGCCTTCTTTATCTAAGGATGAAAATGATGTGTCATTTGAGGTTCATGAAGCACCTGAAAGATTGGACACGTTTGAACCTAGATCCGAAGAACGTTCAATTGCTGAGGTTCTTGACAATTGTCAGAGAAAGAATCAATTCCAGTCAGAGAATTTACATGCTGAAGTAGGAGCTCTTGGGCATGGATGCACTGAGCCATCGATGGCTGAGCTTCTAGATGGCCTTCAGGACAGAGCTAGTTTGCAGAAAGGAGTTTCTAAAAAG TGTAGTAGAACAAAAGCTAAAAGGGTGCAGATTGTTGCAAAGAAAATTATCTCTCCACTGGGAGATAGAACTGTTGACAGAGAGGATTCCTCTGAATCCATGGGTAGTGGATCATCTAGTGAGGACAAG CAGGCCACAGATCAAAAGCTAAAGGTTACAATCCCAGAAATGAAGGGGCAAACTATGGCAGATCGGTTTCAAGAAACTTTAGGTGCCACCTTTTTAAATGATGAAGGGGCCCTTGTTGCAGTGCCTAAATCATCAGG AATTGGATTATTTGGGAAGTTGCAACAGCTCATgcagaatgaaaaagaaagagatgcGGATTTCTTGAAGAAGTTGCAGACTGGATCTAacaaaatta ATGAAGTAAGCAGCATCGTTGTAAAAATCCTGGCAAGATACTTGGATGCAAAGCTGATAGTTTGTCAATGCTCTTTTGGCGAGAACATAGAG AGCCCCACACCATCAGGAAGCCCTCAAATAATGATAAATGGAGGAAGGAaaacaacaattatttttaatccAAGAGTTTGCAGTGATGTTGACCTTGAAGTTGGGAACTCGATCTGTATTCACCCACCATG GAAGGAGGTAAAAGCAGGCAATGATGAGAGCATTGTTCTCTCTATGTATTTCTCCCAAATTGTAAGTTGA
- the LOC142611874 gene encoding uncharacterized protein LOC142611874 isoform X1 — translation MWRQNVFLQNPDSDHSISDEEDYDSKLPQISASLTGALEKKEELQVLSRLEILRGTSEWNFGKKSSKNDTHVSLEDDDVEMPEFRNKARKAFKCHSDEEIISDDEVNNVVSKFSDSSNAKKLHEDSLCRFGSGMQDGARTWSAVSKEAEALFHLNENASTHSAYSKASKSYKGVGCRVKQKFSFRFQSCKEEPSWPSLSKDENDVSFEVHEAPERLDTFEPRSEERSIAEVLDNCQRKNQFQSENLHAEVGALGHGCTEPSMAELLDGLQDRASLQKGVSKKCSRTKAKRVQIVAKKIISPLGDRTVDREDSSESMGSGSSSEDKQATDQKLKVTIPEMKGQTMADRFQETLGATFLNDEGALVAVPKSSGIGLFGKLQQLMQNEKERDADFLKKLQTGSNKISKNCDYEVSSIVVKILARYLDAKLIVCQCSFGENIESPTPSGSPQIMINGGRKTTIIFNPRVCSDVDLEVGNSICIHPPWKEVKAGNDESIVLSMYFSQIVS, via the exons ATGTGGCGGCAAAACGTTTTTCTG CAAAATCCCGACTCCGACCACAGCATTTCCG ATGAGGAAGATTACGATTCTAAATTGCCCCAAATTTCTGCCTCATTAACCGGTGCTTTGGAGAAAAAG GAGGAACTGCAAGTTTTGTCGCGGCTCGAGATACTTAgag GTACTTCTGAATGGAATTTTGGAAAGAAAAGTAGCAAG aatGACACACATGTCTCTCTTGAAGATGATGATGTTGAAATGCCTGAATTTCGTAACAAGGCAAGGAAGGCATTCAAGTGCCACTCGGATGAGGAAATCATCTCCGATGATGAG GTAAACAACGTGGTGTCGAAATTTTCTGATTCCTCCAATGCTAAAAAGCTCCATGAAGACAGCCTTTGTAGATTTGGAAGTGGGATGCAAGATGGTGCACGGACATGGTCTGCTGTAAGTAAAGAAGCTGAGGCACTGTTCCATTTGAATGAGAATGCATCAACCCATTCTGCCTACTCCAAAGCAAGCAAATCTTATAAAG GAGTTGGATGCAGGGTTAAGCAAAAATTTTCATTCCGTTTCCAGTCATGTAAGGAAGAACCCTCCTGGCCTTCTTTATCTAAGGATGAAAATGATGTGTCATTTGAGGTTCATGAAGCACCTGAAAGATTGGACACGTTTGAACCTAGATCCGAAGAACGTTCAATTGCTGAGGTTCTTGACAATTGTCAGAGAAAGAATCAATTCCAGTCAGAGAATTTACATGCTGAAGTAGGAGCTCTTGGGCATGGATGCACTGAGCCATCGATGGCTGAGCTTCTAGATGGCCTTCAGGACAGAGCTAGTTTGCAGAAAGGAGTTTCTAAAAAG TGTAGTAGAACAAAAGCTAAAAGGGTGCAGATTGTTGCAAAGAAAATTATCTCTCCACTGGGAGATAGAACTGTTGACAGAGAGGATTCCTCTGAATCCATGGGTAGTGGATCATCTAGTGAGGACAAG CAGGCCACAGATCAAAAGCTAAAGGTTACAATCCCAGAAATGAAGGGGCAAACTATGGCAGATCGGTTTCAAGAAACTTTAGGTGCCACCTTTTTAAATGATGAAGGGGCCCTTGTTGCAGTGCCTAAATCATCAGG AATTGGATTATTTGGGAAGTTGCAACAGCTCATgcagaatgaaaaagaaagagatgcGGATTTCTTGAAGAAGTTGCAGACTGGATCTAacaaaattagtaaaaattgtgact ATGAAGTAAGCAGCATCGTTGTAAAAATCCTGGCAAGATACTTGGATGCAAAGCTGATAGTTTGTCAATGCTCTTTTGGCGAGAACATAGAG AGCCCCACACCATCAGGAAGCCCTCAAATAATGATAAATGGAGGAAGGAaaacaacaattatttttaatccAAGAGTTTGCAGTGATGTTGACCTTGAAGTTGGGAACTCGATCTGTATTCACCCACCATG GAAGGAGGTAAAAGCAGGCAATGATGAGAGCATTGTTCTCTCTATGTATTTCTCCCAAATTGTAAGTTGA
- the LOC142611874 gene encoding uncharacterized protein LOC142611874 isoform X7, with protein MPEFRNKARKAFKCHSDEEIISDDEVNNVVSKFSDSSNAKKLHEDSLCRFGSGMQDGARTWSAVSKEAEALFHLNENASTHSAYSKASKSYKGVGCRVKQKFSFRFQSCKEEPSWPSLSKDENDVSFEVHEAPERLDTFEPRSEERSIAEVLDNCQRKNQFQSENLHAEVGALGHGCTEPSMAELLDGLQDRASLQKGVSKKCSRTKAKRVQIVAKKIISPLGDRTVDREDSSESMGSGSSSEDKQATDQKLKVTIPEMKGQTMADRFQETLGATFLNDEGALVAVPKSSGIGLFGKLQQLMQNEKERDADFLKKLQTGSNKISKNCDYEVSSIVVKILARYLDAKLIVCQCSFGENIESPTPSGSPQIMINGGRKTTIIFNPRVCSDVDLEVGNSICIHPPWKEVKAGNDESIVLSMYFSQIVS; from the exons ATGCCTGAATTTCGTAACAAGGCAAGGAAGGCATTCAAGTGCCACTCGGATGAGGAAATCATCTCCGATGATGAG GTAAACAACGTGGTGTCGAAATTTTCTGATTCCTCCAATGCTAAAAAGCTCCATGAAGACAGCCTTTGTAGATTTGGAAGTGGGATGCAAGATGGTGCACGGACATGGTCTGCTGTAAGTAAAGAAGCTGAGGCACTGTTCCATTTGAATGAGAATGCATCAACCCATTCTGCCTACTCCAAAGCAAGCAAATCTTATAAAG GAGTTGGATGCAGGGTTAAGCAAAAATTTTCATTCCGTTTCCAGTCATGTAAGGAAGAACCCTCCTGGCCTTCTTTATCTAAGGATGAAAATGATGTGTCATTTGAGGTTCATGAAGCACCTGAAAGATTGGACACGTTTGAACCTAGATCCGAAGAACGTTCAATTGCTGAGGTTCTTGACAATTGTCAGAGAAAGAATCAATTCCAGTCAGAGAATTTACATGCTGAAGTAGGAGCTCTTGGGCATGGATGCACTGAGCCATCGATGGCTGAGCTTCTAGATGGCCTTCAGGACAGAGCTAGTTTGCAGAAAGGAGTTTCTAAAAAG TGTAGTAGAACAAAAGCTAAAAGGGTGCAGATTGTTGCAAAGAAAATTATCTCTCCACTGGGAGATAGAACTGTTGACAGAGAGGATTCCTCTGAATCCATGGGTAGTGGATCATCTAGTGAGGACAAG CAGGCCACAGATCAAAAGCTAAAGGTTACAATCCCAGAAATGAAGGGGCAAACTATGGCAGATCGGTTTCAAGAAACTTTAGGTGCCACCTTTTTAAATGATGAAGGGGCCCTTGTTGCAGTGCCTAAATCATCAGG AATTGGATTATTTGGGAAGTTGCAACAGCTCATgcagaatgaaaaagaaagagatgcGGATTTCTTGAAGAAGTTGCAGACTGGATCTAacaaaattagtaaaaattgtgact ATGAAGTAAGCAGCATCGTTGTAAAAATCCTGGCAAGATACTTGGATGCAAAGCTGATAGTTTGTCAATGCTCTTTTGGCGAGAACATAGAG AGCCCCACACCATCAGGAAGCCCTCAAATAATGATAAATGGAGGAAGGAaaacaacaattatttttaatccAAGAGTTTGCAGTGATGTTGACCTTGAAGTTGGGAACTCGATCTGTATTCACCCACCATG GAAGGAGGTAAAAGCAGGCAATGATGAGAGCATTGTTCTCTCTATGTATTTCTCCCAAATTGTAAGTTGA
- the LOC142611874 gene encoding uncharacterized protein LOC142611874 isoform X5: MWRQNVFLQNPDSDHSISDEEDYDSKLPQISASLTGALEKKEELQVLSRLEILRGTSEWNFGKKSSKNDTHVSLEDDDVEMPEFRNKARKAFKCHSDEEIISDDEVNNVVSKFSDSSNAKKLHEDSLCRFGSGMQDGARTWSAVSKEAEALFHLNENASTHSAYSKASKSYKGVGCRVKQKFSFRFQSCKEEPSWPSLSKDENDVSFEVHEAPERLDTFEPRSEERSIAEVLDNCQRKNQFQSENLHAEVGALGHGCTEPSMAELLDGLQDRASLQKGVSKKCSRTKAKRVQIVAKKIISPLGDRTVDREDSSESMGSGSSSEDKQATDQKLKVTIPEMKGQTMADRFQETLGATFLNDEGALVAVPKSSGIGLFGKLQQLMQNEKERDADFLKKLQTGSNKISKNCDYEVSSIVVKILARYLDAKLIVCQCSFGENIESPTPSGSPQIMINGGRKTTIIFNPRVCSDVDLEVGNSICIHPPWR; the protein is encoded by the exons ATGTGGCGGCAAAACGTTTTTCTG CAAAATCCCGACTCCGACCACAGCATTTCCG ATGAGGAAGATTACGATTCTAAATTGCCCCAAATTTCTGCCTCATTAACCGGTGCTTTGGAGAAAAAG GAGGAACTGCAAGTTTTGTCGCGGCTCGAGATACTTAgag GTACTTCTGAATGGAATTTTGGAAAGAAAAGTAGCAAG aatGACACACATGTCTCTCTTGAAGATGATGATGTTGAAATGCCTGAATTTCGTAACAAGGCAAGGAAGGCATTCAAGTGCCACTCGGATGAGGAAATCATCTCCGATGATGAG GTAAACAACGTGGTGTCGAAATTTTCTGATTCCTCCAATGCTAAAAAGCTCCATGAAGACAGCCTTTGTAGATTTGGAAGTGGGATGCAAGATGGTGCACGGACATGGTCTGCTGTAAGTAAAGAAGCTGAGGCACTGTTCCATTTGAATGAGAATGCATCAACCCATTCTGCCTACTCCAAAGCAAGCAAATCTTATAAAG GAGTTGGATGCAGGGTTAAGCAAAAATTTTCATTCCGTTTCCAGTCATGTAAGGAAGAACCCTCCTGGCCTTCTTTATCTAAGGATGAAAATGATGTGTCATTTGAGGTTCATGAAGCACCTGAAAGATTGGACACGTTTGAACCTAGATCCGAAGAACGTTCAATTGCTGAGGTTCTTGACAATTGTCAGAGAAAGAATCAATTCCAGTCAGAGAATTTACATGCTGAAGTAGGAGCTCTTGGGCATGGATGCACTGAGCCATCGATGGCTGAGCTTCTAGATGGCCTTCAGGACAGAGCTAGTTTGCAGAAAGGAGTTTCTAAAAAG TGTAGTAGAACAAAAGCTAAAAGGGTGCAGATTGTTGCAAAGAAAATTATCTCTCCACTGGGAGATAGAACTGTTGACAGAGAGGATTCCTCTGAATCCATGGGTAGTGGATCATCTAGTGAGGACAAG CAGGCCACAGATCAAAAGCTAAAGGTTACAATCCCAGAAATGAAGGGGCAAACTATGGCAGATCGGTTTCAAGAAACTTTAGGTGCCACCTTTTTAAATGATGAAGGGGCCCTTGTTGCAGTGCCTAAATCATCAGG AATTGGATTATTTGGGAAGTTGCAACAGCTCATgcagaatgaaaaagaaagagatgcGGATTTCTTGAAGAAGTTGCAGACTGGATCTAacaaaattagtaaaaattgtgact ATGAAGTAAGCAGCATCGTTGTAAAAATCCTGGCAAGATACTTGGATGCAAAGCTGATAGTTTGTCAATGCTCTTTTGGCGAGAACATAGAG AGCCCCACACCATCAGGAAGCCCTCAAATAATGATAAATGGAGGAAGGAaaacaacaattatttttaatccAAGAGTTTGCAGTGATGTTGACCTTGAAGTTGGGAACTCGATCTGTATTCACCCACCATG GAGGTAA
- the LOC142611874 gene encoding uncharacterized protein LOC142611874 isoform X6, whose translation MWRQNVFLQNPDSDHSISDEEDYDSKLPQISASLTGALEKKEELQVLSRLEILRGTSEWNFGKKSSKNDTHVSLEDDDVEMPEFRNKARKAFKCHSDEEIISDDEVNNVVSKFSDSSNAKKLHEDSLCRFGSGMQDGARTWSAVSKEAEALFHLNENASTHSAYSKASKSYKGVGCRVKQKFSFRFQSCKEEPSWPSLSKDENDVSFEVHEAPERLDTFEPRSEERSIAEVLDNCQRKNQFQSENLHAEVGALGHGCTEPSMAELLDGLQDRASLQKGVSKKCSRTKAKRVQIVAKKIISPLGDRTVDREDSSESMGSGSSSEDKQATDQKLKVTIPEMKGQTMADRFQETLGATFLNDEGALVAVPKSSGIGLFGKLQQLMQNEKERDADFLKKLQTGSNKINEVSSIVVKILARYLDAKLIVCQCSFGENIESPTPSGSPQIMINGGRKTTIIFNPRVCSDVDLEVGNSICIHPPWR comes from the exons ATGTGGCGGCAAAACGTTTTTCTG CAAAATCCCGACTCCGACCACAGCATTTCCG ATGAGGAAGATTACGATTCTAAATTGCCCCAAATTTCTGCCTCATTAACCGGTGCTTTGGAGAAAAAG GAGGAACTGCAAGTTTTGTCGCGGCTCGAGATACTTAgag GTACTTCTGAATGGAATTTTGGAAAGAAAAGTAGCAAG aatGACACACATGTCTCTCTTGAAGATGATGATGTTGAAATGCCTGAATTTCGTAACAAGGCAAGGAAGGCATTCAAGTGCCACTCGGATGAGGAAATCATCTCCGATGATGAG GTAAACAACGTGGTGTCGAAATTTTCTGATTCCTCCAATGCTAAAAAGCTCCATGAAGACAGCCTTTGTAGATTTGGAAGTGGGATGCAAGATGGTGCACGGACATGGTCTGCTGTAAGTAAAGAAGCTGAGGCACTGTTCCATTTGAATGAGAATGCATCAACCCATTCTGCCTACTCCAAAGCAAGCAAATCTTATAAAG GAGTTGGATGCAGGGTTAAGCAAAAATTTTCATTCCGTTTCCAGTCATGTAAGGAAGAACCCTCCTGGCCTTCTTTATCTAAGGATGAAAATGATGTGTCATTTGAGGTTCATGAAGCACCTGAAAGATTGGACACGTTTGAACCTAGATCCGAAGAACGTTCAATTGCTGAGGTTCTTGACAATTGTCAGAGAAAGAATCAATTCCAGTCAGAGAATTTACATGCTGAAGTAGGAGCTCTTGGGCATGGATGCACTGAGCCATCGATGGCTGAGCTTCTAGATGGCCTTCAGGACAGAGCTAGTTTGCAGAAAGGAGTTTCTAAAAAG TGTAGTAGAACAAAAGCTAAAAGGGTGCAGATTGTTGCAAAGAAAATTATCTCTCCACTGGGAGATAGAACTGTTGACAGAGAGGATTCCTCTGAATCCATGGGTAGTGGATCATCTAGTGAGGACAAG CAGGCCACAGATCAAAAGCTAAAGGTTACAATCCCAGAAATGAAGGGGCAAACTATGGCAGATCGGTTTCAAGAAACTTTAGGTGCCACCTTTTTAAATGATGAAGGGGCCCTTGTTGCAGTGCCTAAATCATCAGG AATTGGATTATTTGGGAAGTTGCAACAGCTCATgcagaatgaaaaagaaagagatgcGGATTTCTTGAAGAAGTTGCAGACTGGATCTAacaaaatta ATGAAGTAAGCAGCATCGTTGTAAAAATCCTGGCAAGATACTTGGATGCAAAGCTGATAGTTTGTCAATGCTCTTTTGGCGAGAACATAGAG AGCCCCACACCATCAGGAAGCCCTCAAATAATGATAAATGGAGGAAGGAaaacaacaattatttttaatccAAGAGTTTGCAGTGATGTTGACCTTGAAGTTGGGAACTCGATCTGTATTCACCCACCATG GAGGTAA